DNA sequence from the Chitinivibrionales bacterium genome:
AAAGGTTAAAAAAACGGTGGGGCTTACTCCCCGGGAGCCCGAAGAATGGAAAAAGATGGCTTCCAAAATGCGGCTTCTCAAAGACCCGAAAACCGGTGTATGCGAGCAGCATGACGGCTACTTTGATTTGCCGGAAGTCGATGTCGCGTCAATCGGACCCGATCAGATTCCGATTTACAAAAACTGGGCATACGAGAAGATCCTCCGCATGAACATGGTGAAACAGGCCGATGTCCTGTTGTTACCGGTCTGGTTTGCTCATCAGTGGAACGATAAGGATACACAGGCCAATTTCGATTTTTACGAACCCCGGACAATTCACGAGTCAACCTTTTCGATCTCGATCCACCAGATACTGTTCGCCGAACTCGGACGGCTTCCCCAGGCCTACGACTTTTTCAAATACATGTGCCGGGTGGATCTTGACGATTACCAGAAAAACACGGCGCAAGGCCTGCACATGACCCCCAAATCGGGCACCTGGCTCAGCATGGTGTACGGATGGGGCGGTATGCGGACCGGGAAACGACGGCTCTCCTTCGCACCATCCATCCCGAAAAAATGGAAACGGTACCGATTCCGGATTGTCAGCCGTTCCACGATCCTTGAAGTGACGGTTGATCATAAGGAAGTCCAGTTTGCAATTGTTGAGGGGCCGTCGATAACTATCGAGGCATACGGCAAAAAAGAGAAGGTGACACAGGATGGTGTTACGGTCAAGATGCCGAAAATCAAGCCTGCAAAGCCCATGAAGATCAACCCGCCGGTCCGACCGCTCTGGTAGTTACGGATTTCATGTACCGCTACCAGAAAACCGGACGATATTTTGCCCAGGTCGCCGATGATATCAAGGATATCGCGCAGCAGGAACTTCTCGGCCTGGGCGCCTCCGATACCCGGCAGGCATACCGGGGGATTCATTGTACCGCCGACCCGAAGATAATGTATGCGGTCAATTACCATGCGCGGTTGATTACCAGGGTCCTGGCGCCGCTGCTTGTCTTTGACTGCCATTCGGCAAAATACCTCTATTTACAGGCAAAAAAGATTTGCTGGGAGGATTTCCTGACCGATGGGGATACCTTTGCGGTTTTTGCCACCGTTGCCAACAGTGCAATTCGTCATTCAAAGTACGCGGCCCTTCGTCTCAAGGATTCCGTCGTGGACCGGTTCAGGGAGCAAAGCGGAAACCGGCCATCGGTTGACACCCGGAACCCCGGTCTCTGGATCAATCTCCATATCGAAAACAACCGGGCCACGATCAGTATCGACACATCGGGGGGATCGCTTCACCGCCGCGGCTACCGGCAATCGTCGGTGGAAGCGCCCATGATCGAAACCCTCGCCGCAGCCATTATCCGTCTGACAGAATGGGACGGCACACGCCCCCTGGTCGATCCCTTCTGCGGCTCGGGGACGCTTCTGTGCGAAGCGTACATGCACGCGGCACGCATGCCCGGGGCGATGCTCCGGGAAACATTCGGGTTCATGCGCCTTCCCGATTACAATGCCGCGCTCTGGGAGACTGTCCGCCGACAGGGCCTCGATGCCATACGGCCGGTGGAACAGGGATTGATTTCAGGAAGCGATATCTCACCCGGGGCCGTTGCAGCAGCCCGTCAAAACTGCGCGGTAATCGATAACGATAACCGCATCACGCTTGAGGTACGCGATATTTTCGAACGGGGAAAAATCGAGAACAGCGTCATTGTCTGCAATCCTCCCTATGGAGTCCGTCTCAAATCAAAATCCGATCTTGGTCGCTTTTACAAACGCCTTGGTGATTTCCTCAAACACAACTGCCGCGACTCGACCGCCTATATCTATTTCGGCGACCGGAAATACCTGAAACACATCGGCCTCCGTCCATCCTGGAAGAAGAAACTCAATAACGGGGGGCTGGACGGCCGGTTGGCGAAGTTTGAGATGTATTAGATAACCCATTCATCCTGTCAAACAACCGTCGCATTTATGAAACGCCTGTCGCACAAATGCGACACTCAGCGCCTGCCAATTACTTAAAAAATGCAAAATACCTCATTTTTATCTTTGGCACGGCTGTTGCATTTATTAATTTATAAATGCTGGTGACAAGGCTTAACCGATCGTAATCAATCCGTAATCATGCTGCCAATCCAGCCTTAACAATATTGGAGAATGAAAGTTCCCCCCGGTCTATGGTTATACCCTGTACTTCCCATAGTTTCGGATAAAAAAATTGTAAGAAGTATCATGATTACTTTTGAAGGAGTGGTGTATGCGCTACAAAGATCTTTTTGCGACAATTGATATCTGCATTGCCGACCGGGGCAAAAGAAGCCGTTGGGAATACAGCGGTATTTTCGATTCAAATCCGCTCTACAAACTGATATGGGTGGAAAATGCGCGTGATGCCTCCAAGGCCTTATATGCCAAAAAGGACTGTCATGTCTGCATAATGGATTTCGGCATAGGTGATCAGTATTTCAATGAGTTTTCTCTTCTCACGCGTTTTGCCAAGAGGACCTCCTTTATTATCTGCTCATCGGAAATGACAATCGAGCAGTCTTTTGTGATCCGTGACTACGGGGTCAAGGCGGTTGTTAAAAAGGACTCAACGCATAGTGTGGCCAAACTGAAAAAGCTGGTAAAGAAAGCGGTTCTCTGCAATCTGTTTAATCCATCATACGATTTTTTAATACCCCATAACGTTCCGGGGAATATCACCAAAACTCTCTTTGACACCAATCCGACATCCGTATCGGAATGGGCCCGGAATGCCGGTATTTCCGAGTCCTATCTCAGGCGGATATGCAAAGACTGCTGCAAGCAGAGTCCGAAAAATGCCCTGGCTCTCCACCGGAAATACAGCGCCGCGATCGATTATTACACTACGATAAAGGGCAGGAAAAGGAAATCAACGGCCGGGGAGATTGATGCGG
Encoded proteins:
- a CDS encoding class I SAM-dependent RNA methyltransferase, which gives rise to MYRYQKTGRYFAQVADDIKDIAQQELLGLGASDTRQAYRGIHCTADPKIMYAVNYHARLITRVLAPLLVFDCHSAKYLYLQAKKICWEDFLTDGDTFAVFATVANSAIRHSKYAALRLKDSVVDRFREQSGNRPSVDTRNPGLWINLHIENNRATISIDTSGGSLHRRGYRQSSVEAPMIETLAAAIIRLTEWDGTRPLVDPFCGSGTLLCEAYMHAARMPGAMLRETFGFMRLPDYNAALWETVRRQGLDAIRPVEQGLISGSDISPGAVAAARQNCAVIDNDNRITLEVRDIFERGKIENSVIVCNPPYGVRLKSKSDLGRFYKRLGDFLKHNCRDSTAYIYFGDRKYLKHIGLRPSWKKKLNNGGLDGRLAKFEMY